The following coding sequences lie in one Takifugu rubripes chromosome 8, fTakRub1.2, whole genome shotgun sequence genomic window:
- the LOC101061413 gene encoding peripheral plasma membrane protein CASK isoform X4, giving the protein MTMADDDVLFEDVYELCEVIGKGPFSVVRRCINRDTGQQFAVKIVDVASFTSSPGLSTEDLKREASICHMLKHPHIVELLETYSSDGMLYMVFEFMDGADLCFEIVKRADAGFVYSEAVASHYMRQILEALRYCHDNNVIHRDVKPHCVLLASKENSAPVKLGGFGVAIQLGESGLVAGGRVGTPHFMAPEVVKREPYGKPVDVWGCGVILFILLSGCLPFYGTKERLFEAIIKGKYKMNPRQWAHISESAKDLVRRMLMLDPAERITVYEALNHPWLKERDRYAYKIHLPETVEQLRKFNARRKLKGAVLAAVSSHKFNSYYGDPPEELHDFSDDPTSSGLLAAESVGDAAGAVSQVLDSLEEIHALTDCSEKDMDFLHSVFQDQHLHTLLDLYDKINTRSSPQIRNPPSDGVQRAKEVLETIACYPENMEAKELRRILTQPHFMALLQTHDVVAHEVYSDEALRVTPPPTSPYLNGDSPDSTNGDMDLENVTRVRLVQFQKNTDEPMGITLKMNDLNHCIVARIMHGGMIHRQGTLHVGDEIREINGISVANQTVEQLQKMLREMRGSITFKIVPSYRSQSMSCEKESPDLSGQSPANGHASVTSSILDLPSTIQPKGRQIARPAIKDKLSIKIYVRAQFEYDPAKDDLIPCKEAGIRFRVGDIIQIISKDDHNWWQGKLENTKNGTAGLIPSPELQEWRVACIAMEKTKQEQQASCTWFGKKKKQYKDKYLAKHNADLVTYEEVVKLPSFKRKTLVLLGAHGVGRRHIKNTLIAKHPDRFAYPIPHTTRPPKKDEENGKNYYFVSHDQMMQDISNNDYLEYGSHEDAMYGTRLETIRQIHAQGMISILDVEPQALKILRTAEFAPYVVFIAAPTITPGMTEDESLQRLQKESEMLQRTYAHYFDQTIINNEIDDTIRLLEEAVDLVSTTPQWVPVSWVY; this is encoded by the exons ATGACCATGGCGGACGACGACGTGCTGTTCGAGGATGTCTACGAGCTGTGCGAGGTGATTGGCAA gggtCCCTTCAGCGTGGTGAGGCGTTGCATCAACAGGGACACAGGCCAGCAGTTTGCCGTAAAGATCGTGGATGTGGCGAGTTTCACCTCGAGCCCCGGCTTGAGCACAGAAG ACCTGAAGCGTGAGGCCAGCATCTGTCACATGCTGAAGCACCCCCACattgtggagctgctggagacctACAGCTCTGATGGCATGCTCTACATGGTCTTTGAATT TATGGATGGGGCAGATCTGTGTTTTGAAATAGTGAAGCGAGCCGACGCTGGGTTTGTGTACAGCGAAGCTGTAGCCAG CCATTACATGCGGCAGATTTTGGAGGCGCTCCGCTATTGTCATGACAACAATGTGATTCATCGTGACGTGAAG cctcacTGTGTGCTGTTGGCCTCGAAGGAGAACTCTGCTCCTGTCAAGCTGGGAGGGTTTGGAGTGGCCATTCAGCTGGGAGAGTCTGGCCTAGTAGCTGGAG GCCGAGTCGGTACACCTCACTTCATGGCACCTGAGGTTGTGAAGAGGGAGCCGTACGGTAAACCAGTGGATGTGTGGGGATGTGGagtcatcctcttcatcctgctcTCTGGATGCCTTCCGTTCTATGGCACCAAGGAACGCTTGTTTGAGGCTATCATCAAGGGAAAATACAAG ATGAACCCACGTCAATGGGCCCATATCTCAGAGAGTGCCAAGGACCTGGTGAGACGCATGCTGATGCTGGACCCTGCTGAGAGGATCACCGTCTATGAGGCGCTCAACCACCCCTGGCTGAAG gaaagGGACAGATACGCATACAAGATCCACCTGCCTGAAAcggtggagcagctgaggaagtTCAATGCAAGGAGGAAGCTGAAG GGGGCAGTACTGGCTGCTGTCTCCAGCCACAAGTTTAATTCTTATTATGGTGACCCCCCAGAGGAGCTACATGACTTCTCGGATGACCCCACCTCATCAG GACTGCTAGCTGCTGAAA GTGTGGGCGATGCAGCAG GAGCAGTATCGCAAGTTTTGGACAGTCTAGAGGAAATTCATGCACTGACAGACTGCAGTGAGAAAGACATGGACTTCCTTCACAGCGTCTTCCaggatcagcacctccacacTCTCTTAGAT ctttatGACAAAATCAACACCAGGTCATCCCCTCAGATCAGGAATCCCCCAAGTGATGGAGTGCAGAGGGCCAAAGAG GTACTGGAAACCATTGCTTGTTATCCGGAGAACATGGAAGCCAAGGAGCTCAGGAGGATCCTCACGCAGCCTCATTTTATG GCTCTGCTCCAGACTCACGATGTGGTGGCTCACGAGGTCTACAGTGACGAGGCGCTGAGGGTGACTCCCCCGCCAACTTCACCTTACCTGAACGGAGACTCGCCAGACAGCACTAACGGAGACATGGACCTGGAGAATGTCACCAGGGTCCGCCTGGTTCAGTTTCAGAAGAACACTGATGAGCCCATG GGCATCACTCTGAAAATGAATGACCTTAACCACTGCATCGTAGCCCGAATTATGCACGGAGGAATGATTCACCGACAAG GTACTCTGCATGTAGGAGATGAGATCCGTGAGATTAATGGCATCAGTGTTGCCAATCAGACAGTGGAGCAGCTCCAAAAGATGCTG AGGGAGATGAGGGGAAGCATCACTTTCAAGATTGTACCCAGTTACCGCTCCCAGTCCATGTCTTGTGAG AAGGAGTCACCAGATCTGTCTGGACAGTCGCCAGCAAACGGTCATGCCAGCGTCACGAGCTCCATCCTG GATCTGCCATCCACAATCCAGCCTAAAGGTCGACAG ATCGCCAGACCTGCTATCAAGGACAAATTGTCCATCAAG ATTTATGTTCGTGCCCAGTTTGAGTATGACCCGGCCAAAGATGACCTCATTCCCTGTAAGGAGGCAGGCATTCGCTTTAGAGTGGGCGACATCATTCAGATCATCTCCAAGGATGACCACAACTGGTGGCAGGGGAAGCTAGAGAACACTAAGAATGGGACGGCAGGCCTCATTCCATCACCAGAGCTACAGGAATG GCGGGTTGCATGCATAGCAATGGAGAAGACCAAACAGGAACAGCAGGCCAGTTGTACCTGGTTtggcaagaagaagaagcaataCAAAGACAAGTATCTGGCCAAGCACAATGCAG ATCTGGTGACATATGAGGAGGTGGTCAAACTCCCATCATTTAAGAGAAAAACATTGGTCTTACTTG gAGCACATGGAGTTGGTCGGAGACACATTAAGAACACACTCATTGCCAAGCACCCTGATCGCTTCGCCTATCCCATCCCTC ACACAACTCGGCCTCCAAAGAAGGATGAGGAGAATGGAAAGAACTATtactttgtgtctcatgaccaAATGATGCAGGACATCAGCAACAATGACTATCTGGAGTATGGAAGCCATGAGGATGCCATGTATGGAACTAGATTGGAGACCATAAGGCAGATCCATGCACAGGGCATGATCTCTATACTGGATGTGGAACCCCAG GCGCTAAAGATCCTCAGGACAGCTGAGTTTGCTCCCTATGTCGTCTTCATCGCAGCGCCCACCATCACCCCAGGCATGACTGAG gacgAGTCTCTCCAGCGGCTCCAGAAGGAATCGGAGATGCTTCAGCGGACCTACGCTCACTACTTTGATCAGACCATCATCAATAATGAGATCGATGACACCATCCGCCTGCTGGAGGAAGCCGTAGACCTGGTGTCAACCACTCCTCAGTGGGTCCCCGTCTCCTGGGTCTACTGA
- the LOC101061413 gene encoding peripheral plasma membrane protein CASK isoform X11 yields the protein MTMADDDVLFEDVYELCEVIGKGPFSVVRRCINRDTGQQFAVKIVDVASFTSSPGLSTEDLKREASICHMLKHPHIVELLETYSSDGMLYMVFEFMDGADLCFEIVKRADAGFVYSEAVASHYMRQILEALRYCHDNNVIHRDVKPHCVLLASKENSAPVKLGGFGVAIQLGESGLVAGGRVGTPHFMAPEVVKREPYGKPVDVWGCGVILFILLSGCLPFYGTKERLFEAIIKGKYKMNPRQWAHISESAKDLVRRMLMLDPAERITVYEALNHPWLKERDRYAYKIHLPETVEQLRKFNARRKLKGAVLAAVSSHKFNSYYGDPPEELHDFSDDPTSSGAVSQVLDSLEEIHALTDCSEKDMDFLHSVFQDQHLHTLLDLYDKINTRSSPQIRNPPSDGVQRAKEVLETIACYPENMEAKELRRILTQPHFMALLQTHDVVAHEVYSDEALRVTPPPTSPYLNGDSPDSTNGDMDLENVTRVRLVQFQKNTDEPMGITLKMNDLNHCIVARIMHGGMIHRQGTLHVGDEIREINGISVANQTVEQLQKMLREMRGSITFKIVPSYRSQSMSCEKESPDLSGQSPANGHASVTSSILDLPSTIQPKGRQIYVRAQFEYDPAKDDLIPCKEAGIRFRVGDIIQIISKDDHNWWQGKLENTKNGTAGLIPSPELQEWRVACIAMEKTKQEQQASCTWFGKKKKQYKDKYLAKHNAVFDQLDLVTYEEVVKLPSFKRKTLVLLGAHGVGRRHIKNTLIAKHPDRFAYPIPHTTRPPKKDEENGKNYYFVSHDQMMQDISNNDYLEYGSHEDAMYGTRLETIRQIHAQGMISILDVEPQALKILRTAEFAPYVVFIAAPTITPGMTEDESLQRLQKESEMLQRTYAHYFDQTIINNEIDDTIRLLEEAVDLVSTTPQWVPVSWVY from the exons ATGACCATGGCGGACGACGACGTGCTGTTCGAGGATGTCTACGAGCTGTGCGAGGTGATTGGCAA gggtCCCTTCAGCGTGGTGAGGCGTTGCATCAACAGGGACACAGGCCAGCAGTTTGCCGTAAAGATCGTGGATGTGGCGAGTTTCACCTCGAGCCCCGGCTTGAGCACAGAAG ACCTGAAGCGTGAGGCCAGCATCTGTCACATGCTGAAGCACCCCCACattgtggagctgctggagacctACAGCTCTGATGGCATGCTCTACATGGTCTTTGAATT TATGGATGGGGCAGATCTGTGTTTTGAAATAGTGAAGCGAGCCGACGCTGGGTTTGTGTACAGCGAAGCTGTAGCCAG CCATTACATGCGGCAGATTTTGGAGGCGCTCCGCTATTGTCATGACAACAATGTGATTCATCGTGACGTGAAG cctcacTGTGTGCTGTTGGCCTCGAAGGAGAACTCTGCTCCTGTCAAGCTGGGAGGGTTTGGAGTGGCCATTCAGCTGGGAGAGTCTGGCCTAGTAGCTGGAG GCCGAGTCGGTACACCTCACTTCATGGCACCTGAGGTTGTGAAGAGGGAGCCGTACGGTAAACCAGTGGATGTGTGGGGATGTGGagtcatcctcttcatcctgctcTCTGGATGCCTTCCGTTCTATGGCACCAAGGAACGCTTGTTTGAGGCTATCATCAAGGGAAAATACAAG ATGAACCCACGTCAATGGGCCCATATCTCAGAGAGTGCCAAGGACCTGGTGAGACGCATGCTGATGCTGGACCCTGCTGAGAGGATCACCGTCTATGAGGCGCTCAACCACCCCTGGCTGAAG gaaagGGACAGATACGCATACAAGATCCACCTGCCTGAAAcggtggagcagctgaggaagtTCAATGCAAGGAGGAAGCTGAAG GGGGCAGTACTGGCTGCTGTCTCCAGCCACAAGTTTAATTCTTATTATGGTGACCCCCCAGAGGAGCTACATGACTTCTCGGATGACCCCACCTCATCAG GAGCAGTATCGCAAGTTTTGGACAGTCTAGAGGAAATTCATGCACTGACAGACTGCAGTGAGAAAGACATGGACTTCCTTCACAGCGTCTTCCaggatcagcacctccacacTCTCTTAGAT ctttatGACAAAATCAACACCAGGTCATCCCCTCAGATCAGGAATCCCCCAAGTGATGGAGTGCAGAGGGCCAAAGAG GTACTGGAAACCATTGCTTGTTATCCGGAGAACATGGAAGCCAAGGAGCTCAGGAGGATCCTCACGCAGCCTCATTTTATG GCTCTGCTCCAGACTCACGATGTGGTGGCTCACGAGGTCTACAGTGACGAGGCGCTGAGGGTGACTCCCCCGCCAACTTCACCTTACCTGAACGGAGACTCGCCAGACAGCACTAACGGAGACATGGACCTGGAGAATGTCACCAGGGTCCGCCTGGTTCAGTTTCAGAAGAACACTGATGAGCCCATG GGCATCACTCTGAAAATGAATGACCTTAACCACTGCATCGTAGCCCGAATTATGCACGGAGGAATGATTCACCGACAAG GTACTCTGCATGTAGGAGATGAGATCCGTGAGATTAATGGCATCAGTGTTGCCAATCAGACAGTGGAGCAGCTCCAAAAGATGCTG AGGGAGATGAGGGGAAGCATCACTTTCAAGATTGTACCCAGTTACCGCTCCCAGTCCATGTCTTGTGAG AAGGAGTCACCAGATCTGTCTGGACAGTCGCCAGCAAACGGTCATGCCAGCGTCACGAGCTCCATCCTG GATCTGCCATCCACAATCCAGCCTAAAGGTCGACAG ATTTATGTTCGTGCCCAGTTTGAGTATGACCCGGCCAAAGATGACCTCATTCCCTGTAAGGAGGCAGGCATTCGCTTTAGAGTGGGCGACATCATTCAGATCATCTCCAAGGATGACCACAACTGGTGGCAGGGGAAGCTAGAGAACACTAAGAATGGGACGGCAGGCCTCATTCCATCACCAGAGCTACAGGAATG GCGGGTTGCATGCATAGCAATGGAGAAGACCAAACAGGAACAGCAGGCCAGTTGTACCTGGTTtggcaagaagaagaagcaataCAAAGACAAGTATCTGGCCAAGCACAATGCAG TGTTTGACCAACTAGATCTGGTGACATATGAGGAGGTGGTCAAACTCCCATCATTTAAGAGAAAAACATTGGTCTTACTTG gAGCACATGGAGTTGGTCGGAGACACATTAAGAACACACTCATTGCCAAGCACCCTGATCGCTTCGCCTATCCCATCCCTC ACACAACTCGGCCTCCAAAGAAGGATGAGGAGAATGGAAAGAACTATtactttgtgtctcatgaccaAATGATGCAGGACATCAGCAACAATGACTATCTGGAGTATGGAAGCCATGAGGATGCCATGTATGGAACTAGATTGGAGACCATAAGGCAGATCCATGCACAGGGCATGATCTCTATACTGGATGTGGAACCCCAG GCGCTAAAGATCCTCAGGACAGCTGAGTTTGCTCCCTATGTCGTCTTCATCGCAGCGCCCACCATCACCCCAGGCATGACTGAG gacgAGTCTCTCCAGCGGCTCCAGAAGGAATCGGAGATGCTTCAGCGGACCTACGCTCACTACTTTGATCAGACCATCATCAATAATGAGATCGATGACACCATCCGCCTGCTGGAGGAAGCCGTAGACCTGGTGTCAACCACTCCTCAGTGGGTCCCCGTCTCCTGGGTCTACTGA
- the LOC101061413 gene encoding peripheral plasma membrane protein CASK isoform X7 — translation MTMADDDVLFEDVYELCEVIGKGPFSVVRRCINRDTGQQFAVKIVDVASFTSSPGLSTEDLKREASICHMLKHPHIVELLETYSSDGMLYMVFEFMDGADLCFEIVKRADAGFVYSEAVASHYMRQILEALRYCHDNNVIHRDVKPHCVLLASKENSAPVKLGGFGVAIQLGESGLVAGGRVGTPHFMAPEVVKREPYGKPVDVWGCGVILFILLSGCLPFYGTKERLFEAIIKGKYKMNPRQWAHISESAKDLVRRMLMLDPAERITVYEALNHPWLKERDRYAYKIHLPETVEQLRKFNARRKLKGAVLAAVSSHKFNSYYGDPPEELHDFSDDPTSSGLLAAESVGDAAGAVSQVLDSLEEIHALTDCSEKDMDFLHSVFQDQHLHTLLDLYDKINTRSSPQIRNPPSDGVQRAKEVLETIACYPENMEAKELRRILTQPHFMALLQTHDVVAHEVYSDEALRVTPPPTSPYLNGDSPDSTNGDMDLENVTRVRLVQFQKNTDEPMGITLKMNDLNHCIVARIMHGGMIHRQGTLHVGDEIREINGISVANQTVEQLQKMLREMRGSITFKIVPSYRSQSMSCEKESPDLSGQSPANGHASVTSSILDLPSTIQPKGRQIYVRAQFEYDPAKDDLIPCKEAGIRFRVGDIIQIISKDDHNWWQGKLENTKNGTAGLIPSPELQEWRVACIAMEKTKQEQQASCTWFGKKKKQYKDKYLAKHNAVFDQLDLVTYEEVVKLPSFKRKTLVLLGAHGVGRRHIKNTLIAKHPDRFAYPIPHTTRPPKKDEENGKNYYFVSHDQMMQDISNNDYLEYGSHEDAMYGTRLETIRQIHAQGMISILDVEPQALKILRTAEFAPYVVFIAAPTITPGMTEDESLQRLQKESEMLQRTYAHYFDQTIINNEIDDTIRLLEEAVDLVSTTPQWVPVSWVY, via the exons ATGACCATGGCGGACGACGACGTGCTGTTCGAGGATGTCTACGAGCTGTGCGAGGTGATTGGCAA gggtCCCTTCAGCGTGGTGAGGCGTTGCATCAACAGGGACACAGGCCAGCAGTTTGCCGTAAAGATCGTGGATGTGGCGAGTTTCACCTCGAGCCCCGGCTTGAGCACAGAAG ACCTGAAGCGTGAGGCCAGCATCTGTCACATGCTGAAGCACCCCCACattgtggagctgctggagacctACAGCTCTGATGGCATGCTCTACATGGTCTTTGAATT TATGGATGGGGCAGATCTGTGTTTTGAAATAGTGAAGCGAGCCGACGCTGGGTTTGTGTACAGCGAAGCTGTAGCCAG CCATTACATGCGGCAGATTTTGGAGGCGCTCCGCTATTGTCATGACAACAATGTGATTCATCGTGACGTGAAG cctcacTGTGTGCTGTTGGCCTCGAAGGAGAACTCTGCTCCTGTCAAGCTGGGAGGGTTTGGAGTGGCCATTCAGCTGGGAGAGTCTGGCCTAGTAGCTGGAG GCCGAGTCGGTACACCTCACTTCATGGCACCTGAGGTTGTGAAGAGGGAGCCGTACGGTAAACCAGTGGATGTGTGGGGATGTGGagtcatcctcttcatcctgctcTCTGGATGCCTTCCGTTCTATGGCACCAAGGAACGCTTGTTTGAGGCTATCATCAAGGGAAAATACAAG ATGAACCCACGTCAATGGGCCCATATCTCAGAGAGTGCCAAGGACCTGGTGAGACGCATGCTGATGCTGGACCCTGCTGAGAGGATCACCGTCTATGAGGCGCTCAACCACCCCTGGCTGAAG gaaagGGACAGATACGCATACAAGATCCACCTGCCTGAAAcggtggagcagctgaggaagtTCAATGCAAGGAGGAAGCTGAAG GGGGCAGTACTGGCTGCTGTCTCCAGCCACAAGTTTAATTCTTATTATGGTGACCCCCCAGAGGAGCTACATGACTTCTCGGATGACCCCACCTCATCAG GACTGCTAGCTGCTGAAA GTGTGGGCGATGCAGCAG GAGCAGTATCGCAAGTTTTGGACAGTCTAGAGGAAATTCATGCACTGACAGACTGCAGTGAGAAAGACATGGACTTCCTTCACAGCGTCTTCCaggatcagcacctccacacTCTCTTAGAT ctttatGACAAAATCAACACCAGGTCATCCCCTCAGATCAGGAATCCCCCAAGTGATGGAGTGCAGAGGGCCAAAGAG GTACTGGAAACCATTGCTTGTTATCCGGAGAACATGGAAGCCAAGGAGCTCAGGAGGATCCTCACGCAGCCTCATTTTATG GCTCTGCTCCAGACTCACGATGTGGTGGCTCACGAGGTCTACAGTGACGAGGCGCTGAGGGTGACTCCCCCGCCAACTTCACCTTACCTGAACGGAGACTCGCCAGACAGCACTAACGGAGACATGGACCTGGAGAATGTCACCAGGGTCCGCCTGGTTCAGTTTCAGAAGAACACTGATGAGCCCATG GGCATCACTCTGAAAATGAATGACCTTAACCACTGCATCGTAGCCCGAATTATGCACGGAGGAATGATTCACCGACAAG GTACTCTGCATGTAGGAGATGAGATCCGTGAGATTAATGGCATCAGTGTTGCCAATCAGACAGTGGAGCAGCTCCAAAAGATGCTG AGGGAGATGAGGGGAAGCATCACTTTCAAGATTGTACCCAGTTACCGCTCCCAGTCCATGTCTTGTGAG AAGGAGTCACCAGATCTGTCTGGACAGTCGCCAGCAAACGGTCATGCCAGCGTCACGAGCTCCATCCTG GATCTGCCATCCACAATCCAGCCTAAAGGTCGACAG ATTTATGTTCGTGCCCAGTTTGAGTATGACCCGGCCAAAGATGACCTCATTCCCTGTAAGGAGGCAGGCATTCGCTTTAGAGTGGGCGACATCATTCAGATCATCTCCAAGGATGACCACAACTGGTGGCAGGGGAAGCTAGAGAACACTAAGAATGGGACGGCAGGCCTCATTCCATCACCAGAGCTACAGGAATG GCGGGTTGCATGCATAGCAATGGAGAAGACCAAACAGGAACAGCAGGCCAGTTGTACCTGGTTtggcaagaagaagaagcaataCAAAGACAAGTATCTGGCCAAGCACAATGCAG TGTTTGACCAACTAGATCTGGTGACATATGAGGAGGTGGTCAAACTCCCATCATTTAAGAGAAAAACATTGGTCTTACTTG gAGCACATGGAGTTGGTCGGAGACACATTAAGAACACACTCATTGCCAAGCACCCTGATCGCTTCGCCTATCCCATCCCTC ACACAACTCGGCCTCCAAAGAAGGATGAGGAGAATGGAAAGAACTATtactttgtgtctcatgaccaAATGATGCAGGACATCAGCAACAATGACTATCTGGAGTATGGAAGCCATGAGGATGCCATGTATGGAACTAGATTGGAGACCATAAGGCAGATCCATGCACAGGGCATGATCTCTATACTGGATGTGGAACCCCAG GCGCTAAAGATCCTCAGGACAGCTGAGTTTGCTCCCTATGTCGTCTTCATCGCAGCGCCCACCATCACCCCAGGCATGACTGAG gacgAGTCTCTCCAGCGGCTCCAGAAGGAATCGGAGATGCTTCAGCGGACCTACGCTCACTACTTTGATCAGACCATCATCAATAATGAGATCGATGACACCATCCGCCTGCTGGAGGAAGCCGTAGACCTGGTGTCAACCACTCCTCAGTGGGTCCCCGTCTCCTGGGTCTACTGA